The following nucleotide sequence is from Megalops cyprinoides isolate fMegCyp1 chromosome 6, fMegCyp1.pri, whole genome shotgun sequence.
GACTGCACTCACGTGCAGTTGCACGCATCAGTAGTGAATAGTGTCATTTGTCACTGTCAGGGGTCCATTCAATCAACGTCCAGGTAGGCTGCAATTCCAACTGTATCATAGTAACTGCATAGCCTACATCTTCTAATTACAGCAGACGTGTAACCCGTCTGTGTTCTAAACCAACTTAATTTAACCTTACAAACAATAGACACTGAGTAAAAAAAACCGACAACACCAAGATCAAGtttaaaaaagtggaaaataccATGACACTCCAGTCCCATTACCATAAACTTAACTTACAGTGGATTACctcaacaacagcagcatgaTCAATCACTATCAACTGACATCTTTAACACGGACAAGCTACATACATCAGCTTGACTAACATGACAGACACAGCTAATACTAACAGTAATCATCATGTGCTCCTCTCGGAACTACACTTTGAACCAAAAGACAGCTCCTTAATGTAGTGGTTAATACAACCAGAGAGAACACTGCATGCATAGTCTGAGCACAGCACAAGGCTTGGCTGGGAGGGCCGTACTCTTTTCAGCGTGCCAGGATTTAGGGCATGACATCCACTCCGAAACGATGCCCCCGCTAATTAGTAATAAGTCATCCGACAAAAGACAAACCACAAAGCAAAACCACCATAACAAACTAATTACACCTTAAGATGCATATACagattcttttcttttgttgttttatttctttcataaaCTAATTAAGGCAATGGAgaaactggtaaaaaaaaaatacacgaTAAGCAGGGATACCTCCGCAAGGCTGACATTACAGTATTGCACACGTCATATATTCCATTCTTTTTAACAAAACAGGACATTCAACAATTTGTGCTTTCTTCATATGCTTCTGTCTTGCTATTTCTCTGATCTGTTCACTGTTGCTACAGTAGCTATTGCCTATTATTGTTAGAATGCTACTGTGCCAATAATGGGCTAATGGAAACACACAAGGTAATGTCCTGATTGGCTAGTGCATGGTCACACTTTCATCGTTTAACACTGTTCCCCAGCCCGATGTGGCAGGTCTTTTGCACTGTCAAAATACCAAAATCAACCATCGTTTCAACCTGCACTTGACCACTGAAGACTGGTATAAAGACTTGCACTTGGACCATTTTTGTAACAATCCGCACATCTGCAGCTCAGCTGTGAGGTGGCTACAGAGTGGTCATGCGCAGACCACACAATGGTGCACCTTTGGTGGACTCAAGAGGAACACAACCAAGCCCTCCTGAGGGTTTTGCGTAAACCactctgacagaggccagcaaGAGTGTCAATGACACTCTTCTAAGTGTTGTGCACTCCTGAATGACCAATGGACACAAGAAAGCGTCATGGCCTGGGCAGGAGAATCTAGTCAAAACAGAGCCACTTATAGTAACTAACAGCAAACTGACTGCATAGCACTACACAGATGAGGACCTCTGAAGGCGAAGAATCACTGGATAATGACTCTTGTCAACATGCTGACAGCGTCAAAGGATGGTTTAATGAAAGAACTAAAGTTACCAATTGAGCATCACAGTCACTTAAATCCCTGTGAGAACCAATGAGAGAAAAGTGCAACCACGACAGCTGGAAACACACTAGATCATGTCTCTGGACCTCGTCTGGCAGCATTCCAAGGCAAAGACAATGGGGATCAATAAACAGGTTAAACCAATGACCTTCTATATTTAGGGTATGCCGCCAAATTTCTTCATGACCGAGCAGTCTTTCAGGCGAGCATTTCTCTCTGACCGACACACTAGTGTGCATATTTGCACCCCTCTTACAATCATACACCCATGCACtttaacaaagaaacaaacattccTATAAAAATACGTACTACAAATACTAGGTTCATCAACATGATCTTGCAGATTCTACAAAGAATTCATACACTATGGTCTTTTTCTCAGATCAGTACTGcttgaaaacaaagacaacatttGGTGCACAAATGGTAAACCAATATCGCCATCTCCTGGTGATTCCAAATACTCCCATCTGACTCATATGCACAAATAAGGAAGCACACAGCCTGTCAAACAGAATTtagtaataaattaaaaaaaaaaaaaaaaacctgagtggattaaaaaaaaaaaaaaataagatcaaTATTAAAGCagtgtataaatacatttcacaaattaaCCTTTGTTCACTTTGAATAAAAAGCATCATTTCCCTACCATTTCAATATGTAGCCCTTTACTATTTTGACACCattacacactgcaacacctttaaaaatgaaaactaactTTCTACTCCAAGTGAAAACCATATGTGCCTATTAGATACAGCACTACCAATTTCAGCAAGTAATAAATCACTGTTGGAAAAGTGCTTTCATTATGTGAATACACATTGGAAtgacttgattaaaaaaaagattcatgaAGCTCATTAGATAAATCACAGTGACATGGCCCAACAAGCAGCCCCTTTACTTATAGTCACATGACCATGGAAAATATCACTGCAAAGGCGCTAGAAACTTGGCACTTGGGAATGTCTTCAAGTGTGACAGAGCATGTGTGTTGCATGATGATTTCCCTCCCAAGAGTCAAGACAACAGTTTGACTTGTAATCATGCTACGAATCCGGTCTTCTACAAAGTGAAATGTGCCTTTTTGGGGGTTGCAGTGTGCAGTTTGGTGGTAGGTTTGATCCTCACTTTGAAGACTCCGGTGCTGCAAGACTGGGATAAATTACATGGACTCCTATTGATCAGCTGATGTTACATTGGTGGTTCAGTGGACAGAATACAGCAGAGCTCAGAGCATCTATAACAGACAGCGGCATCACCCCCAAGGAGACAGGACATGACTGCCACAGTTACATGCAAAATGGCCATGGTCCTTCTGCAAGATGAGCCGATCACAAAAATTGCACTTTGCACTGGTTATGGTCACATATTCCATCCCAATTTAAAatcccccctccacacccacacccacacccacacccacacccacagccacacacacagccacacacacagccacacacacacacaccttctgccttttatccattttaatacacagaaTAAAGATTGGTCAGGAATGCTCAATTACAACAGAAATGCAGGTAGACTCGTCTTTGTTCAGAGCTTTCCGAggcacatatatgtatgtatgaaaattTGGCAGCAGAGGTGGGCCTTGGACATGACACatcttttaaagtaaaaataaatacaaacatagCACATCCTTAATATTGACAACgtaaaggggggtgggggaatggGGTTTCAATAAACCTTTTACAGtgataaatgtacagtatttctggGAATACTACTGTCCGACAGAATAATTCACAACTTTTTTCtggttttacttttttcctttattgtgACTGGGGGATGTTGCTGTTCTCCACAATTCCaagaattataaaataaaatggaataaaacaatCACATGAAAACGTCAAATAACTGACTAACTGAAACGCTTACAACAATTCCTAAAGGAAGATTTTACAGTAAACCTAGTTTTTTCTCTGCTCATGTCTTAAAATGTGGTTTGTCAAACACATCGAAAACACCatataacaaaatgttttgcaatcCCCTTCAGTTAAGTTACAGTCCAAAGCAAAATGCCTCTTGATTCAAAAGGCGTAAAGTCAAGTATACTCTCAGCAAGAGCACCAGAAACTAGCCAACCCTCAGTGGAGGGGCCACAAGGACAACACCATCTCCCCGAACAAATAGCATTGGAATGTTTCTCTTCGTGGACTgcaagacaaaagaaaacacctttTCACGACATCATCCTCTGACTGTACTGCACAGGGTATCAAGGCTCTTGTTACAATGAAAAAGTATGTCCATGGGTTTATGGCCATTTGTTTCACCAGCATATAGCAAACTTTCCATGCAGCACACATAGTCCTTTTTCACGGGTTTATATATTTGTACTAATCTGATGTTCTGTTACAACTCTGCccctgagataaaaaaaaaatcagtttgcgTAAAAGCTAAATCAGCATGTGTAAAGACAGGTGGAGGAAATGATAACTGGGCATTGATACTAGACAGCGGgtcaaaataattataaaaactCACCTAATCATCGTTATTGagcaaataataaatttaaCAGTAAACAAGCAATACGCTGTCAAATGAATATCCTTTTCACATTTGTGCCTCCAAAATTTTACACTGAGTTGTTCAGTCACCCtgtaaaattaatgttaattactAACATCATCACTTTGCTCCCACACACTTCCTTACCTATGTGTATTAAGGCTACATGCTGCAAAATGTTCTTACtgcacaagttttttttcctatctTTGAAGAGTGGTTGTTTGATAACACGCAATGATTGTTCGAATATATTGCGATGGCTTGTGTCTACAATACTCGCCATTACACAATAAGACTTGTGTATCATGTTCAGCAGAGCCAAGGCTTTTAACACATATTTAAGTGACAATgcctaaataaatataataaacttTCCATACCTTATAAATCTCTTCATAAGTCTCCTCATCAATCTCCACAGTGGTCACCGTTTCCTCCACATCTCCCAGGATCATATTTAGATGCTGGTCATATGCCTAAGACAAAACGCAATTACTATGGGGTTGCTCTGTGCACTCATCTACATCCTTAGAAGTATACATTTCTGCATTCATGATTCAAGAGGAAAAATTTGTATTGTTATCTGTACAATGACATGGATGAATGAGACAATGAAAAAGTGAATGTTGTATATGTGACCTGAATTACTTACAGATATCAGACCTAAGTACTACAACGACACCTAGCTGAAGTAAGTATACTTCCTTCAAATAACCCCCATTTCAATGTTTATGCaagatgcttttcatttgcCACGACTTGACAGGTTTTGtattaatgcaaattaataatTACTCCAGATGTTTCTTGATATGACAGTCTTCAGTCCAATAATGTTCATACTGGGTCATCCGAAATAAACAATTCGTCTACAGTGCCTTCAAAGAGCTGACAGATTTGCATATGCAGGGCTCAACGCTTACTTTGAAATGTGGCTGCAGAAATATGATTGCCATGTTTTAACACTGTATATTTTGAACCTCCCTGCAGGAAACTGCTTGAACAGGCAATGCTTGCCTGAATTTGTTTCAGCTAGATTGTCAAGTTTACCTGTCATTTTTTAACatccatttttattacaatgtgCATCCAAACTTTGGGTTATTCTCTTTGGGCTACTTTATGAAGACATAAAACAATAATCTCTGATGGTATTAAGACTGTTTGGGGGGGAAAATTGGAGAATTGTAGATAAAATTTTCTGTCAAGTTTAAATCTCTGAAAGCCAGTCAGTGGAGCAGCATCTCATTTAAGTATGTGTGATATAGAGTGCAGAGGCAGTGGATCAGAGGTATGCACTCCAATCAGAGCGTTCTTGTATCGATTAGCAGCAGTACAATCAATATGATCCTGACTTGATAAAGCAGTTACAACAGGAATTTTGCATCTGGGATTTAATACATATtgtctggttttattttaaggaggacaggaggagattacaaatattttattgttctaTTATGCGATGGTGAAATTGCATGGCACAGGCAGCGTTTAGTAATTACTAAGGTATGATGTTAGTAACCTTAAAACAATAACAGTGCTGGTTTGTCTTACATGTAATCTGCCCCTGAGCTCTCTGTCATTCCTCATCTTGACGTAGATTCGCTCATCCAAACTGAGTCGGATAAGGTCGAGTGGCTCCTCCACAGTGTTGGTTGTCTGTTGCTgtgacagaaaacacaattattaAAAAAGTGTGGCACCAGTTATTCAATTCACATGGCTCACATGTGTAACGAGATATGCAATTGTTTTGGTGTGGTATTAGTTGTATTTGTAGAGATATTAAGTTTTCCAATAATCTTTGTCGGGATCTCCATAGTAAGTGTTGTTGTTTGGTGCGCCAAAATCTAATGCAAATCTAATATCACCTGTTCATATCACAATCTCTGTAACTGTGAAAAGAAGCTACCCGTAAATCATGAAATCTGAGAGGGTTAAGCAAAGTCATGGTGATGTTATAGGGAGGGACCCTAACATGGACTTTTGGGGGTGAAAATTAAGAGTTTTATAACCCATAATATTTCGACAAAATTTATTTGTCGCTCACACATTTGAgcacaatatattttacaggTTGTGTAATATTTCTTGATAATCACGTTCTCTTATTTTCCCACGCCACTGATTGTCCCTATATGTATTACTGCACGGGAAACTACGAGGCTGCTTGTTGCATTCAGGCAGTGTAGGTgctgtgtttaatttgtgttaCTTCGTTCAGACCCACAGCAGCTATTTAGCTGGCAAAACCAAAGCACCTTTAGCTTAGGAAATTAATGGTCATTGGCTGCATGGTGATGTACCCATTTACCTAAATTTGTAATATACGAAGTATTCATCGTTAGCTCTCCGTCAAACCACTTCCCAGACTCAACATTCGGAGTTAGCTTTGATTTGCTTTGTCATTTATAACGAGCTAACTTAGGCTATCTTTCTCAGATAcgcaattttaaaaaacacgTTAGCTTGCCAGCTAGTTCAGATGCAACGTCTATGCGACGTTTTGGTCAGCAGACAACCGGCATGCCGCACgctttcatttctcttcataaattcagaaaatagattaatgcaatggaaaattTACGTGTTACTTAGTAACTTAATATCCAAACAAATCACTGATTATACACCTAGCTGTGTAGCTAtaagaataaaaacagcatggtttaaaagaagaaaatacacCAACCTGATCAACTTCATCCGCCATTTTTCCAAGTTTCCCACACGTCAAATAATTAGCGGGAGAGTTTGACTTGTGCCAACTGTAGCAAAGATACACTTAATAATTACCAGTTATTTAGCCCATATACttctgtctttgtcttgcaGTAGCAGAATAAATACTAAGTTTTACAGATCGACTATTAGTGAAAACAACCGATATTTACAACTTTGCGGGACACAAAAACGAACTATTTCCTGTAGAGTTCGAGTTTCCGCTTCCGGGTTTCTTAACACTGAATCGGAAGTAGTAACGGAGGTACTCATCCTGAAGGAATTTCAGTATCGTCACATTAGACTGATTGGTGTGGCACAAAACCTCGCCGACCAGTCATTTTTAAgtccatctctctgtttttctgtcatgttttagAGGATATCCATGTACATAtttccccaaaacaaaacaagattaGATGTAAAACTGAAACCACAACTTTAATAGCAGAGTCTAATGTCATGActtacaacatttttattatgtgaTTATGTTAGAtttgtatatactgtaacatACATTAATGCATAGTTAGCTTTGTGTAGGCATTTAAGGAAAGTTAAAGGTTCTGATTTGATTCACAGGTGAGggattgctgttgtaccttcaGGCAAGGTACTAACCCTtaactgcctcattaaatatccatcAGTATAAATGAATTGCATGTTAAAAACTATGTAGGTCACTTTGAACTTGTTTACCGAACTAATGCAACATTCTGGTATTCACAAAAGTctacaaacacaataaaaagaTAAGGAATGAAATCCATGCATGCCTTCGGGATGGAGGCATCAGCATtgctgataaaaatgaaatacatgcTGGTCTTCAGATCAGAGAGAACAAACTGAAAGGGTGGTGCAAGTTTTAAATTCATTGCAAATACTCAGTGGATAGAAAACACACTATGATTTTTATTATGCTTTTACAGGGAAGAGAAAATCAGAAAACCTTACAGACAGTTTCACATACTCATCAGCTGACACATCCTATCAACATTCTACTCATTCTGATGAAACCAAGAGATAAGGCTAAAAAGTATTTACCATTGGTTGCTTCAATGCCACACTTGGCAGTGTAGTCGACTGCAAGGCCCGAAATACTGTgacaatgcaaaaaagaaacatcagcCCTCATCCCACATCAGTGCATTCATATGGCCAGTATTAATAAAAAGATTACAGTGTAGCTCTGATTCATAAATCCTGTATATAGAACAAAAGGATATGGGTAATGAAAAAAGGGAATATAACTACAGTGTAGCTGCTGTAAGTGTGGTCATCCTCAAATGTGATACTCATAGCACCAGGTGGATGAGTTCTTTGTTGCTGGGTGCCCTGTAAATTCTTGCCAATAATATGTAAGTGTTGTAATTTTTTGGTCACATCCTACCACCTTTTCAAGGCTCATTTTGAGATCTGAATCCTTTCAGTGGCGACGGTGAAGGTACAAGTCACAACGGGGACAGCTAAGACCTCATACACCATGCCATGCCCCAGGAGACACTACCATTTGGAATGGTGATTCAAACAGCAAGTTTCATTATTGAAAcaaatttttattcataatttattcaataattcaataatcTAATGACATGGTTACCACTTACCATTTGGTACACTTGAAATACTTGATTAATAATTGTGGCTGCATGCAAATGTTTTAGCTTTGCCTTGCAGTTGTATTTGCTATTTGTTCTTAactgtatgtaatattttgaagTGAGGTGAgctgtatgaaaataaaacttgtttgaCTGATATTAAGACACTCCCCATAAACAAATAGTTAGAAATAAACCATTAATCCATTCACAGTGTTGCCTCATCTTTTccattcttaaaatatttcttcttaCTTCTAAAaagtaattcatatttattgattttttttccatttaatttcaaaacatataaaagatatataaaaggatatataataaaaaaatataaaaagatataTAATAGATACATAGTCgttttgtgttttactttcTCAGATATGATTAGCGATTTAAATTCACTTGTAGACAAGCTTTAggaattttcttttattttaagaaaatacatttgtatgaCGTCCTGCACATTCTTGATGTCCCAGAATTTCGTAGTCACGCCAAATTTTGACGTATAGCTGGAGGACTTTTTGGCTAAGCTGATAGTGTTCTGGGCATCTCTTCTGCTGTAACGCAAGTGAAGACGAGGGAAGGAACAAGGAAAATAATTGCCCATTTTtacccattttatttttacacataatcGTTACTATCACCAGCAGACGCATCCCTACTGTCATCAACCGAGTgcttgtcatttctgttttattgtcagTTTGAAAAACGACGTGAATGTGTTCCCTGGCCGTTGTTTTTGCGGTGCTCGCCGcgtttcactgcagtgtgcctGTTTCAGCGGAATCCAACCTTCGTTCGAATTACAGACCAATAATCGGTAAGGCTATTTTATGATAGGCTACTGTCTATTTTTCTCAGACCGTAGGAGTtcaatgctttattttctcCACACCCACTTGTCGTATTccatctgaacattttttttaaatcaaagttaAGATGATGACAGTTAACGTTACTCATTTGGAGGCATTACTGCACGTGCCCTCATTTATTTATAGCATGTATTCCTTCCACCCTTTCATATTATCAGGCTGAACGTATCTACCTGGGTACTCCGCAAAATTCTGATATAGGCCTAATAAATTGTCTATTAGAcgtatgtcattttaaatggacGTTACATAACATTCCACGGACATATATGTGCTTATGAATTAATGTGCGCCATGGTTTATAGGCATTTGGTGTGTAATTAGATTAGCTACGTCAACATCAATTCTTCATCCAGTGCTAGCACTTACATGTTATCCTGGACATGCTACgttattttatttgtgaacCAATAATAAGCAGACTCTCGAACATTCTGGAACAGCTATGTACAGTAGtcattgttttgtgcattttgccTACGTTTTgaatgtaacatgtaatattAGCATCAGTTCTTTAgatacaacaaaaatataatttaacatgaaatgGGGAAGTTTATTTAGTGTGGTGTTTTATTTAGTCTGATTGTCGTAAATATGATTTGGGTGCTTTAGCAGAGTTCTTTGCagcaattaattttttaatatcaCTCTCATTCACTCTGTAATTATAATAGTTTCTAAGGGTACATTTTTAACTAAAAAGGGAGTAAAAGGTTTGTCTTTTCCCCCACAAAGATATTGTGAGTATGAAACAGCTTCCTGTGCTGCTTTATTACAGAGGACTAACACTGGAGGCCTTGAAAAGACTAAAATATAAAGTCATAGCCCTGGTGTGGGACGTTTGCTTAACAGATCCACATTTGTGGCATAGACAAGGATTTAATGCCTTTTGCTAAATGTTTCTGTTTAGTTCCATATTTATATTAGTTCAGTAAATTGATAGATGTCATTGAGTTCAAACTAAAAATGCAGGTTCTGTTTCAAAGTGTGGCTCATACCCAGACTGGGGACACTGTTGATATCTCATTCATTGGGCTATTACACAATAGGGGTTTTGGCCCAGGAGAATATTTTGGGAGACCCACACGCACAAGGATCCTCCTATATTGCCGCCTCATATGTGAAGTACCTGGAATCAGCTGGGGCCAGGGTTGTGCCAATCAGGTAAGCTCTTTTGATGGAATTTATCTTATTGTTGATGGAATGTACCTTATTTAAGTAGATATGCTTAAACTGAAACCAGCTGACATCTACATTCTCATTCCTTCTGTTGTCAGAATAAACCGCACAAATGAGGAGTATGTCAAGCTCTTCAACTCCATAAACGGGTATGTTTTTTGACGTATATGTGAATTTATCatgatttatgtgtgtgtgtgtgtgtgtgtgtgggtgtgtgtgtgtgtgtgtgcgaaacCAGCATCTTTGTGAAAGATATTTTAAGAAATTTGGATGAATTTGTTTATTGATGTTTCAGGCTGCTGCTTCCAGGGGGTGATGTTGATCTACAGAAATCACAGTACAGCAGATTGTCC
It contains:
- the lsm3 gene encoding snRNA-associated Sm-like protein LSm3, whose translation is MADEVDQQQTTNTVEEPLDLIRLSLDERIYVKMRNDRELRGRLHAYDQHLNMILGDVEETVTTVEIDEETYEEIYKSTKRNIPMLFVRGDGVVLVAPPLRVG